One window from the genome of Dyadobacter sp. CECT 9275 encodes:
- the istB gene encoding IS21-like element helper ATPase IstB — protein sequence MNTNTLEKLRKLKFYGMFHAFKSSLESGKTNDYTADELLAHLVDAEWDDRNNRRVERQILYARFRYKAMVENIHYHADRSIDRNQIMRLAECSFIGRNENLLITGSTGIGKSYVASAIGHQACILGYRVMYASTPKLFAKLKMAKADGSYIKEITKIERQQLLILDDFGIQPFDAQSRAALMEIIEDRHGKTSLIITSQLPVSKWHEVIGEKTIADAILDRIVHDAHRVELKGESMRRKRKTELETSYE from the coding sequence ATGAACACAAACACTTTGGAAAAGTTACGCAAGCTAAAATTTTACGGCATGTTCCATGCCTTTAAAAGTAGCCTGGAAAGTGGAAAGACTAATGATTACACGGCGGATGAGCTTTTAGCTCATCTAGTTGACGCTGAATGGGATGACAGAAATAACCGTCGGGTCGAACGCCAGATCTTGTACGCACGGTTCCGCTATAAGGCCATGGTCGAAAATATCCACTATCATGCTGATAGAAGTATTGACCGTAATCAGATCATGCGCCTAGCAGAATGCTCCTTTATTGGCCGAAATGAAAACCTACTGATCACAGGCAGTACCGGAATCGGTAAAAGCTATGTAGCATCTGCGATTGGTCATCAGGCATGTATACTTGGCTACCGCGTAATGTATGCCAGTACTCCCAAATTGTTTGCCAAACTCAAAATGGCCAAGGCGGATGGATCCTATATCAAAGAAATTACAAAAATAGAACGGCAACAACTTCTTATCCTGGACGACTTTGGTATCCAGCCGTTCGATGCCCAGAGCCGGGCAGCACTGATGGAAATCATAGAAGACAGGCACGGAAAAACATCCCTGATAATTACTTCTCAGTTGCCTGTTAGCAAATGGCATGAAGTAATAGGAGAAAAAACCATTGCTGATGCCATTTTAGATCGTATAGTACATGATGCACACCGGGTTGAATTAAAGGGGGAATCAATGAGAAGAAAACGAAAAACGGAGCTCGAAACCAGCTACGAATAA
- a CDS encoding SusC/RagA family TonB-linked outer membrane protein produces MVLITTKKGIKSDRIGIDFSQNFMVYNPYKGPEFQNEFGGGSVGAFFTDARDPNYQPNQMWTTKVFPVDPITNEPYIDPAINRENENWGPRFANQKVRNYDGTWTEYKAVPNNYLDAFRNGTLSTTSFAFSGAGDKTTYRFAATRDGQTGISVGNKMERNNFNLRITHQLAKWLGTDLTAGYTSTNNTNPQNLAWAPYTDTFAGDNWGVAYTWMFPRNYDTKYWNQKSKYTSQVYGGSPRGTNPLEPNKVMAPEFWFNMHNTVATMEGRNFIGRFAVNADLAKWAKLVVEGNMNNNYGKYENKALGQFTDFSGGSYTINQSKKESSFIKGILMFNNITIAKDLGFSGFIGGEMYNTKSSFAQGTTSGGLMVPGNYFIANSVNSPIVTGGINYNKKINSVYASADFDYKNQLYLATTWRGDWSSALTYKDGTGNNFYNYPSASLSWIASETFNLPAVITFAKLRANVAALGKDTDPFVINPGYKFAAKVIGLPGEPTRAEFSSSTTLSSKLKPERKISTEVGIEARFMKNRIGFDLTLYQDNTYNQIVDISTPIETGVSGVKINAGNIQNRGIEISLDGRPVQTKNFLWNSRLTFSRNKNLIVSLAEGRTDFFLGGAAFDASSWAVVGKSYGTIRSTTQSLKYVNAENNADPRTGMTVLAWRNDARAAFPQRSNKYQDIGNINARFRGGFSNDISYKSWSLNVLFDAKIGGDMAMSSIRSGTHTGVLPNTLFGRDAEHGGITWTSKYDGITYDDGMIIDGVFAKGQKVTLPDGSSADVGGMTFKEAYAAGLVEPTHAPQFYYRYASSSTGVSDFWIVKSSWIALRQVMLSYNLPKSVAAKMKVSGISISLIGRDLGYIYNSLPFDLNPASLNSNLTSAVGEEGFLPMIRSLGGSLKVQL; encoded by the coding sequence GTGGTACTGATCACAACCAAGAAGGGTATTAAATCGGACAGAATCGGTATTGATTTTTCGCAAAACTTCATGGTTTATAATCCTTACAAAGGTCCCGAATTTCAAAATGAATTTGGCGGAGGCAGTGTTGGGGCATTTTTCACAGATGCACGTGATCCCAACTATCAGCCAAATCAGATGTGGACCACAAAAGTGTTCCCGGTAGATCCGATCACCAACGAACCCTACATTGATCCTGCAATTAACCGCGAAAATGAAAACTGGGGCCCACGTTTTGCCAACCAGAAAGTCCGTAACTATGATGGCACCTGGACAGAGTATAAGGCTGTCCCCAACAACTATCTGGATGCCTTCCGGAACGGTACCTTAAGTACAACGAGCTTTGCATTTTCAGGTGCCGGGGATAAAACCACCTATCGGTTTGCAGCTACCCGCGACGGACAGACTGGTATCTCTGTGGGAAACAAGATGGAGCGTAATAATTTTAATTTAAGGATTACTCATCAACTGGCCAAGTGGCTTGGTACCGACCTTACGGCCGGATATACTTCAACGAATAACACCAATCCGCAAAATCTGGCGTGGGCCCCCTACACCGATACGTTTGCGGGAGATAACTGGGGTGTTGCCTACACCTGGATGTTCCCGCGTAACTATGATACCAAATACTGGAATCAGAAATCAAAATATACCAGTCAGGTATACGGAGGGTCCCCAAGAGGAACCAATCCGCTCGAACCCAACAAAGTGATGGCACCGGAGTTTTGGTTTAACATGCACAATACCGTCGCAACCATGGAGGGCCGAAACTTCATCGGACGATTTGCCGTCAACGCCGACCTCGCCAAATGGGCTAAACTCGTTGTAGAAGGTAACATGAATAACAATTATGGCAAATACGAGAACAAGGCACTGGGTCAGTTTACAGATTTTAGCGGAGGATCTTACACGATCAACCAGTCGAAAAAGGAGAGCAGTTTTATCAAAGGCATTCTGATGTTCAATAACATTACTATAGCGAAAGACTTAGGGTTCAGTGGTTTTATAGGGGGTGAAATGTACAACACCAAGAGTTCCTTTGCACAAGGCACCACCTCAGGCGGGCTGATGGTTCCCGGTAATTATTTCATCGCCAATTCAGTAAACTCACCGATTGTAACAGGAGGTATAAATTACAATAAGAAGATCAATTCGGTTTATGCAAGTGCCGATTTTGATTATAAAAACCAACTCTACCTGGCTACAACGTGGCGTGGCGACTGGTCTTCCGCACTGACCTATAAAGACGGAACCGGAAATAATTTTTACAATTACCCTTCTGCAAGCCTTTCGTGGATTGCATCGGAAACTTTTAATCTTCCGGCCGTCATTACCTTTGCCAAGTTAAGGGCCAATGTTGCTGCACTGGGTAAAGACACCGATCCTTTTGTGATTAATCCCGGTTACAAATTTGCAGCGAAGGTAATAGGGCTGCCAGGTGAACCCACACGGGCTGAATTCAGCTCCAGTACCACATTGTCAAGCAAACTGAAACCCGAAAGGAAAATTTCCACGGAAGTAGGAATAGAAGCTCGTTTCATGAAAAACCGTATAGGTTTTGATCTGACCTTGTATCAGGACAATACCTACAATCAAATTGTAGATATCTCCACACCGATTGAAACAGGGGTTTCCGGGGTTAAGATCAATGCGGGTAATATTCAGAACAGAGGTATTGAAATTTCTCTGGACGGACGCCCGGTTCAGACCAAGAATTTCTTGTGGAATTCCCGTCTTACGTTTTCGAGAAATAAGAATTTAATTGTCTCACTGGCAGAAGGAAGAACAGACTTTTTCCTGGGCGGGGCTGCTTTTGATGCTAGTTCCTGGGCAGTTGTAGGGAAATCGTATGGGACCATCCGTTCCACCACGCAATCGCTGAAATACGTTAACGCTGAAAACAATGCTGATCCAAGAACCGGCATGACTGTACTTGCATGGCGGAATGATGCCCGCGCAGCCTTTCCTCAGCGGAGCAACAAGTATCAGGATATCGGCAACATCAATGCCAGGTTCAGAGGCGGATTCTCAAACGACATATCCTACAAGAGCTGGTCTCTGAATGTGTTGTTTGATGCCAAAATCGGAGGCGACATGGCTATGTCTTCCATCAGGTCCGGAACCCACACAGGAGTACTGCCCAATACACTTTTCGGGAGAGATGCCGAACACGGCGGAATTACCTGGACAAGCAAATATGATGGAATTACGTATGATGACGGGATGATCATTGACGGGGTATTTGCAAAAGGGCAAAAGGTAACCTTACCTGACGGAAGCAGCGCAGATGTGGGAGGGATGACTTTCAAAGAGGCCTACGCAGCCGGATTGGTTGAGCCCACCCATGCACCTCAGTTTTATTACCGTTACGCTTCTTCTTCAACCGGGGTATCGGATTTTTGGATCGTCAAAAGCAGTTGGATAGCGCTCCGGCAGGTTATGTTATCTTATAATCTTCCTAAAAGCGTCGCTGCAAAAATGAAGGTCAGCGGGATTTCGATCAGTCTCATAGGCAGGGATCTGGGATACATTTATAACTCCTTACCTTTTGATTTAAACCCTGCCTCGTTAAATTCCAATTTGACATCGGCCGTAGGGGAAGAAGGCTTTTTGCCGATGATCAGATCGTTGGGCGGGTCTTTAAAGGTTCAGTTGTAA